A portion of the Pedobacter cryoconitis genome contains these proteins:
- the rpiA gene encoding ribose-5-phosphate isomerase RpiA: MDKQSIDKKDLEKQIAAREAVKFIQQNDIVGLGTGSTAFFAIQEIAALVKNGLKIKGVPTSEHTASLALSLGIELLPMDQVKSIDITIDGADEFDTQLNLVKGGGGALFREKIVASLTKNEIIIADSGKLVTQLGKFKVPIEVVPIALTYVLQQLGKLNGKGEVRMKDNAPFITDNHNIIVDADFGLISDPAALSASLNRIEGILAHGLFVQLTSKVIMGKGTETIIYAGN, from the coding sequence TTGGACAAGCAATCAATTGATAAAAAAGATCTTGAAAAACAGATCGCAGCCAGAGAGGCCGTTAAATTTATTCAGCAAAATGATATCGTTGGGCTAGGTACTGGCTCTACCGCTTTTTTTGCCATTCAGGAAATAGCTGCTTTAGTGAAAAACGGGCTGAAAATCAAAGGCGTACCGACTTCTGAGCATACGGCTTCACTTGCCTTGTCCTTAGGAATTGAATTGCTGCCGATGGATCAGGTTAAATCAATTGATATCACAATAGATGGGGCAGATGAATTTGATACACAGTTGAATTTAGTTAAAGGTGGTGGTGGCGCATTATTCAGAGAGAAGATTGTGGCTTCCCTCACTAAAAATGAAATTATTATTGCGGATTCTGGTAAACTGGTTACGCAGCTGGGGAAATTTAAAGTTCCCATTGAAGTGGTGCCAATAGCACTTACTTATGTGTTACAACAACTTGGTAAATTAAACGGTAAAGGAGAAGTCCGGATGAAAGATAACGCACCATTTATCACAGATAATCATAATATTATTGTAGATGCAGATTTTGGACTGATCAGTGATCCTGCTGCTTTATCAGCAAGCTTGAACAGGATAGAAGGGATTTTAGCACATGGCTTATTTGTGCAGCTCACCTCAAAGGTGATCATGGGAAAAGGAACTGAAACTATTATATATGCTGGAAATTAA
- a CDS encoding LysR family transcriptional regulator: protein MVNLEWYRTFKAIYETGTLTGAAEALFVSQPGVSLHLSSLEAYVGYKLFDRTSRKMVPTERGKVMYNFVLEALLKLEEAEKHFHRSTEKEKPTLSLGMCFETFQLMLEPYLSSLSFNVIVKFGDYPQMLNDLDNGILDMVITPHMDNSMKNIAYKPFSKERIVLVGGSENDMTDFDLMHKDGNLKGMQEWLKHQIWYGTSGDMEHLMRFWHFNFNKRLDFKPNYIVPNMSSIVRCIKGMEGFAVVPDFLCRHEILNGSVKLVWEGSKVMENILHFAMRKKTIYAAEIKTIQDIFEQEMVPLENETSRLIAS from the coding sequence ATGGTCAATCTGGAATGGTACCGCACATTTAAAGCTATTTATGAAACCGGCACTTTGACCGGAGCCGCAGAAGCACTTTTCGTTTCTCAACCGGGCGTAAGTTTGCACCTTAGCTCTTTAGAGGCTTATGTGGGCTATAAACTTTTTGACCGGACATCCAGAAAGATGGTTCCAACCGAAAGAGGTAAGGTGATGTACAACTTTGTGCTGGAAGCTTTACTGAAATTAGAAGAGGCCGAAAAACACTTCCACCGAAGTACTGAAAAAGAAAAACCGACCTTAAGTTTAGGAATGTGTTTCGAAACCTTTCAGCTGATGCTTGAACCTTATTTATCAAGTTTATCCTTTAATGTGATTGTAAAATTCGGGGATTATCCGCAAATGCTGAACGATCTGGATAACGGAATCCTCGACATGGTGATTACCCCGCATATGGATAATAGCATGAAGAATATCGCCTATAAGCCATTTTCAAAAGAGCGGATTGTGCTGGTAGGGGGATCAGAAAATGACATGACAGATTTTGACCTGATGCATAAAGATGGAAATTTGAAAGGGATGCAGGAGTGGTTGAAACATCAGATCTGGTATGGGACTTCTGGAGATATGGAGCACCTGATGAGATTCTGGCATTTCAATTTTAATAAGAGACTGGATTTTAAACCTAATTATATTGTCCCTAATATGAGCTCTATTGTGCGCTGTATTAAAGGAATGGAAGGATTCGCGGTGGTGCCAGACTTTTTATGCCGCCACGAAATATTGAATGGCAGCGTTAAATTAGTTTGGGAGGGAAGTAAAGTCATGGAAAATATCCTTCATTTCGCTATGCGTAAAAAAACAATTTATGCTGCGGAAATTAAAACGATCCAGGATATTTTTGAGCAGGAGATGGTACCACTTGAAAATGAAACAAGCAGATTGATTGCTTCTTAA
- a CDS encoding GNAT family N-acetyltransferase: MLEINFNPFPVLESERLVLRKITPADVDEVFAIRSDAQTMKYIPRPLAKTKEDALEHINVVNKAIEDNVGINWGISFKDDPKLLGMICLIRMQPENYRTETGYILHPDYHRKGIISEAFNTVIDYAFNVLKFHSLEAVIDPDNFASEQLLIKHKFVKEGHFKENCFYEGKFLDAVIYSRINR, encoded by the coding sequence ATGCTGGAAATTAACTTTAATCCCTTTCCAGTATTGGAATCGGAGCGTTTAGTACTCAGAAAGATTACCCCTGCCGACGTTGATGAAGTATTTGCGATCAGATCTGATGCGCAGACAATGAAATATATTCCCCGTCCGCTTGCAAAGACTAAAGAAGATGCATTGGAACATATCAATGTCGTTAATAAAGCTATTGAAGATAATGTCGGTATCAACTGGGGAATTTCATTTAAGGATGATCCTAAATTGTTAGGTATGATTTGCCTGATCAGAATGCAGCCAGAGAACTACCGGACAGAAACCGGGTATATTCTTCATCCGGATTATCACCGGAAAGGAATTATCAGTGAAGCATTTAACACAGTAATCGACTATGCTTTTAATGTGCTTAAATTTCATTCTCTTGAAGCCGTAATTGATCCGGATAACTTTGCTTCTGAGCAGTTATTGATCAAACACAAATTTGTGAAAGAAGGGCATTTCAAAGAAAATTGTTTTTATGAAGGCAAGTTTCTGGATGCGGTTATTTATTCACGGATTAATCGATAA
- the thrS gene encoding threonine--tRNA ligase codes for MINITLPDGSVRPYEKGTSAHQIALSISEGLARNVLAAEVNGEVWDSSRPIEKDAAVKLLTWNDTAGKATFWHSSAHIMAEALEALYPGTKFGIGPAIETGFYYDVDFGDQEFSSDHFKAIETKFMELAKQKEVFVRENVSKADAVAYFTEKGDEYKLDLIQGLEDGKITFYKQGEFTDLCRGPHLPNTGFIKAVKLTNVAGAYWRGDETKKQLTRIYGVTFPKASELTEYLLMIEEAKRRDHRKLGKELELFAFSEKVGMGLPLWLPKGAALRERLVNFLTKAQGKAGYEQVITPHIGHKNLYVTSGHWDKYGADSFQGIKTPQEGEEFMLKPMNCPHHCEIYKVKPRSYKDLPLRLAEFGTVYRYEQSGELHGLTRVRGFTQDDAHLFCRPDQVKDEFMKVIDLVLYVFKSLGFENYTAQISLRDPENKSKYIGTDENWKLAEDAIIEASAEKGLNTVIEYGEAAFYGPKLDFMVKDALGRKWQLGTIQVDYNLPERFELEYTGSDNLKHRPVMIHRAPFGSLERFIAVLIEHCAGNFPLWLSPEQFIILPISEKYEEYAKKVSDELNNSDIRGLIDFRDEKIGRKIRDAEVKKTPYMLIIGEKEMAEGKLSVRKHGEGDLGEMTIQAFSELLIKEITV; via the coding sequence ATGATTAACATTACACTTCCGGATGGCTCAGTACGTCCATATGAAAAGGGAACCAGTGCCCACCAGATTGCGCTATCGATATCTGAAGGTCTTGCCCGTAACGTTTTAGCGGCCGAAGTTAACGGCGAAGTCTGGGATTCTTCCAGGCCTATTGAAAAAGATGCAGCAGTTAAATTATTAACCTGGAATGATACCGCTGGTAAAGCTACCTTCTGGCACTCTTCTGCCCACATTATGGCCGAAGCATTAGAAGCGCTATATCCAGGTACTAAATTCGGTATTGGCCCTGCTATTGAAACAGGCTTCTATTATGATGTTGATTTCGGAGATCAGGAATTTTCTTCAGATCACTTTAAAGCGATAGAAACCAAATTCATGGAACTGGCCAAACAAAAAGAAGTTTTTGTAAGGGAAAATGTTTCCAAAGCAGATGCAGTTGCCTATTTCACTGAAAAAGGAGATGAGTATAAATTAGACCTTATACAGGGACTGGAAGACGGTAAAATCACTTTTTATAAACAAGGTGAATTTACTGATTTATGCCGTGGCCCGCATCTTCCGAATACAGGGTTTATCAAAGCTGTAAAGTTAACAAACGTTGCTGGTGCGTACTGGAGAGGTGATGAAACTAAAAAACAGTTAACCCGTATTTATGGCGTTACTTTCCCTAAAGCAAGTGAATTAACAGAATATCTGTTGATGATCGAGGAAGCTAAAAGACGCGACCACAGGAAATTAGGAAAAGAGCTTGAATTATTTGCTTTCTCTGAGAAAGTAGGAATGGGCTTGCCATTGTGGTTGCCTAAGGGAGCTGCTTTGCGCGAACGTTTAGTGAATTTCTTAACCAAGGCACAAGGAAAAGCAGGATACGAGCAAGTAATCACTCCGCATATTGGTCATAAAAACCTGTATGTAACTTCAGGTCACTGGGATAAGTATGGAGCTGATTCTTTTCAGGGGATAAAAACACCTCAGGAAGGGGAGGAGTTCATGTTAAAACCAATGAACTGCCCGCATCACTGTGAAATATATAAAGTTAAACCACGTTCTTATAAAGACCTTCCATTGCGTTTGGCAGAATTCGGTACTGTTTACCGTTACGAGCAAAGTGGTGAGTTACATGGCTTAACCAGGGTTCGTGGGTTTACTCAGGATGATGCACACTTATTCTGTCGTCCAGACCAGGTGAAAGACGAATTCATGAAGGTAATTGATCTGGTATTGTATGTATTTAAATCTTTAGGATTTGAAAATTACACTGCGCAGATTTCCTTAAGAGATCCGGAAAATAAGTCGAAATATATTGGTACTGATGAAAACTGGAAACTTGCTGAAGATGCAATTATCGAAGCTTCGGCAGAGAAAGGTTTGAATACAGTAATCGAATATGGTGAGGCGGCATTTTACGGGCCGAAACTGGATTTCATGGTAAAAGATGCTTTAGGCAGAAAATGGCAGTTGGGAACAATCCAGGTAGATTATAATTTACCGGAAAGATTTGAACTGGAATACACTGGCAGCGACAACCTGAAACACAGACCGGTAATGATCCATCGTGCCCCATTCGGTTCTCTGGAACGTTTTATAGCAGTTCTGATTGAACATTGTGCAGGAAATTTCCCATTATGGCTTTCCCCTGAGCAATTTATAATCCTTCCTATTTCAGAAAAGTATGAAGAATATGCCAAAAAAGTTTCAGATGAACTAAATAATTCCGATATTCGCGGTTTGATTGACTTTCGCGATGAGAAAATCGGAAGGAAAATCAGGGACGCTGAGGTGAAAAAAACTCCTTATATGCTGATTATCGGGGAAAAGGAAATGGCAGAAGGAAAATTATCAGTAAGGAAGCACGGAGAAGGAGATTTAGGAGAAATGACTATCCAGGCGTTCAGCGAATTATTAATTAAAGAAATAACAGTTTAA